Part of the Zhongshania aliphaticivorans genome, GGTCTGATTATCACGCGCCGCCAGCAATCAGTGAGCCGCAGGGTGAAATTATGCTGACCGAAAGTTGTGGTCCTGCAGGTTGGAATGAAACATTATTAAAATTGTTGAAGTGAGGTCTATTGCGGGTCAATTTTAGCAGTAGATATTTGCGTAAACGTAATAAATAGAATGAGAAATTTATGGGCGATTTTTACCAGAATGGCATTGTAACTACGCTGCACAACCTTGTTGATAGGCCGCTTGAAGACCTAGAAAATGAGTTGCGCCGTTTTTCTAAACAGCGGCCTATGGCGCTGATACTACCATCGTTATTTTCGGAATTAGAAGGTTCTGCGCTGTCCAATATCATTGATGAAATTGCGAAAGTAGATTATATCGATGAGATTATTATTGGTCTTGATCAGGCAACGGAAGAACAGTATCGCTATGCATTAAAGTTTTTTAGTAAATTGCCTCAGCGTCATCGTGTACTTTGGAATGATGGGCCAAGATTACAGGCCATTGACGAGCGTCTGAAACAGCGAGGGTTATCGCCCGCTGAACTTGGCAAAGGCCGAAATGTGTGGTTTTGTATGGGCTATGTTCAGGCATCAGGACGAGCCGAAGCCATCGCATTGCACGATTGCGACATTCTCACGTATGACCGCCGTCTATTGGCACAGCTGTTCTATCCAGTGGCCAACCCCAGCTTTAACTATGAGTTTTGTAAGGGGTATTACGCGCGGGTTGCCGATGGCAAAATTAATGGCAGGGTAAGCCGCTTACTGGTAACCCCTTTGATTCGATCCCTAGGAAAAGTCCTGGGCTCTCTTGATTACTTAGACTATCTGGATAGTTATCGTTATCCACTATCTGGTGAGTTTTCAATGCGTAAAGACGTATTGAATGACCTTCGAATTCCCAGCGACTGGGGATTAGAAATTGGTGTTTTATCAGAAATGTACCGCAACTACTCTACTAACCGTTTGTGTCAGGTAGATATTGCCGACGTTTATGATCATAAGCATCAAGCCTTATCTGAAGCAGACGACAGTGGCGGCTTATCAAAAATGTCTATTGATATTGCCAAGGCCATGTTTAGAAAACTGGCAACAAACGGTGTGGTGTTTAATAGCGAAACGTTTCGTTCTATCAAGGCCACTTATTACCGAATAGCTTTAGATTTTGTGGATAGTTATCGCAATGATGCGGTGATGAACGGGCTAGATTTAGACCTGCATCGCGAAGAGCAGGCCGTTGAATTGTTTGCTCAGAATATTGTAAAAGCCGGTAATATGTTTTTAGAGAACCCAATGGAAACCCCGTTTATACCTAGTTGGAACCGTGTCTGTAGCGCGGAACCCACACTTTTAGACAATATGATGGCTGCAGTCATCGCTGACAATGAGGAGTTTTCCTGAATGACGGAAATAGCGCCGCAACAGCATTTACGTGAACGAATTAGTGCTCATTTAGAGGTCTTGTACCCCGATCTTGAAAAAGCCGCACTACTCGATGACATAGTGGGTTTGATGGCGCTAGACCACCGTTGTTTTATGCCGTCGGCGCATAAAAACCTTTGGGACGAGAGTGATACTTTGGTTATCACTTACGGTGACTCAATATTGCGAGAGGGTGAGTGGCCGTTGCACACCTTACATGATTTTCTGCGTAGGGAATTACGCGGTTTAATCAGCGGTGTTCATATTTTACCGTTTTACCCTTACAGCTCAGACGATGGTTTTTCAGTTATAAATTATGTGGAAGTTAATCCTTCTTTGGGTGACTGGAAAGATATTAATGCTATCGCGCGTGACTTTGACTTAATGGCAGATTTGGTTATTAACCACTGCTCAAGTCGTAGTTTATGGTTTGAAAATTTTAAACAGCGTCGTGATCCCGGCATGGATTATTTTGTTGAAGTCGATCCCAAAACCGACTTAAGCGAAGTGGTTAGGCCGCGTACAAGCTCGCTTCTTAATGAAGTACAAACCCTAGATGGCAAGCGTCATGTTTGGTGTACGTTCAGCCATGACCAAGTTGATCTGAATTTTCAAAATCCTAAAGTATTATTAGAATTTGTAAAAATAATTCGTTATTACTTAGACATGGGAGTGAAAATTTTCCGGCTTGATGCGGTGGCATTTTTGTGGAAAATTCCCGGTACAACGAGTCTGAATTTAGAGCAAACCCACGAAGCGGTTCGCTTGGTAAGAACTTTAATAGAACATGCTGTGCCAGAAGCAATTATTATTACCGAGACCAATATTCCGCTTCGTGAGAATTTGGCGTACTTCGGCAATGCCAATGAAGCCCATCTAGTCTATAACTTTTCGCTGCCTCCTTTGCTTATCAATACAATGGTAAGCGGCAGCTGCCAAGCACTAAAAAAATGGATGATGGGTATGCCGGCTGCGCAAGATGGCACCACCTATTTCAATTTCATTGCCTCGCACGACGGCATTGGCCTTCGTCCTGCAGAAGGTTTGTTAGATGATGCGGACATCAATCAGATGGTCGCATTAATGCAAAAAAGTGGCGGTCGCGTATCGTGGCGAACCTTAGCCAATGGCGATAACCGACCTTACGAAATAAATATTAGTTTGTTCGATGCTATGCGTCGCCACCTATACCCAGATAATGAAAATGACGGCGAAGATGGTTTTCAAGAGCAGCGCTTTGTGTGCGCGCACGCACTGATGCTAGCCGTTCAAGGTGTCCCCGCGTTTTATATTCACAGTTTGTTGGCGACAGAGAATGATGAAAACCGTGTCTTACACACCAGCCATAATCGTTCGATAAATCGCCATCAATGGGTAGCAGACGATCTTGAATCGCAACTTGGCACCAATAGCCATCACGCGAGAATATTTCAAACCCTCAAGGATTTAATCGCATTGCGTTCTGCGCAAGCAGCATTCCACCCCAACGCTGCACAATACCCATTGCATTTGGGTGATGAGGTATTTGGTATTCGTCGTGAAAGCCACAGCAGTGGCGCTGCTATCGTGGCTATTTATAATATCAGTGCCAAGCGGCAAGAAATCTTACTCGCAGATTTGAACTTAGATGAAACCGCCCATTGGCTAGATATACTGAATGACGATGTAGATGTGCGCAGTCAGGCAAGTCTAGTGCTTGAGCCCTATGAGTATCGTTGGTTGCGCCGCTGTGACAATGTAACAGCAACGCAATAAACGCACTTTTGGCCCAATACTCAATCTGCTTGGGAGGCGTTCAGTTCAATGGCTTTCACCATAATGGTAGCTTTATCATTAAGGTCTTGGCCCAATCGTATGCTAGTGGGTGCCACAGTTACTTCCTCGTCAAGGACTCACTACTTGATTTTAGCAATATGCCACAATTGAAATATGTTGCTGCTGGTGGGCCTGTGTGAATGGAAGCCCGTGGTCTTCTAAACAATACACAGGTGTTGCGCCTGCAGAATTATTTCGCTCATCCTCCTCTTTTTTGTCAGAGCAGTCGTTTATGGCGCACGACAAAAGCACTCTCCTATAAATTGGCCATGGGTCACTTTTACCAAAAGGCGTCTAAAGCGGGCACCTTATGGGTGAATCTTAGCTTCCTTTAAGGTGCTCCAATTGTGTGTCATGTCGTCACTATGACACATATATTAAAAATGAGATTTTGGTGTTAGGCTTGCTCTGTTCCCAAGGCGTTGTCGAGCGGGTTTGGGTGGGGTCTAGTCTGCATGGCGCGGTCAGGCCACATAATAAGAATAGATAAAGGTTGTTGATATGAAATTGCTCTCCGTTAAATTATGGCTTATTGCCGTCTGCGTCATGCTATCGACGTTGTTACTTTCTGCCTGTGGTGGTTCTGGCGATTCTGGAGGTGGGTTAGACTCAAACCCTGTAGATACGGTGGGTGACGATACGCCCAACGATAATACCCCAGTTGTTGGCGAGGGGCAGATTCGGGTGTTATCTAATCGTTCAGATTTGATCAGTGGTGGCAATGCTTTGATAGAAGTCATTGCGGAGGATACCGCGAATTTGGACGGTGTGATTGTAACCGCTGGAGGTAGCGATATTAGTCACATATTTGCTGCGCGTAGTGATGGTCGACTCATGGGGTTGGTTGAGGGGTTGGCGCTGGGTGACAATGAAATTGTGGCTACATTAGCTGATCAGTCGGTATTAACAACAACCATTGTTAATCATCCAAATGGTGGTCCAGTCTTCTCAGGCCCGCAGGTACAGCCGTGGACATGTACCAATGACGCAGCGTTAGATGCGCAGTGTAATCAGGCTGCTGAATATAGCTTTAAATATGTGCCTGCCAATCGACTACAGGCTTTATTGACGAGCTTTGACCCAGCTAGCATGGAGCTTCCTCCGGCATTTCTGTCATACGACCCAGCTAATCCGCCAGCGGAAAGTGATATTGCTATGACTACCACCGATAATGGCGAAGAGTTGCCGTTTATTGTGAGAGTGGAGCGTGGTGTTCAAAATCGTGATCGTTATCAAATAATGACGTTGTTCCAGCCCGGTGTTGAGTGGACACCTTTTGCGCCGCAGTCACAGTGGAATGGCAAGTTATTGATTCATCATGGCGGAAATGTGGGGGTGAGCTATGGCCCCGGAAATCCACCCAATGGTGATATTAGTGGCACGGCACCCGATGGGGGTGAGTTACTTCTGGGAGACAGTATAACGGTGGCTTTAAGTCGTGGATTTTTAACCTTGTCTACCGCTCAGTCTAACCTTGGCCATAATGTAAATTTAGTGACCTCCGCAGAGTCATTAATGATGGCCAAAGAGCATATTGTTGAAACCTATGGCGAGCTGCGCTACACAATAGGCACAGGTTGTTCTGGTGGAGCAATTGCGCAGCAGCATGTGGCGAATGCGTATCCTGGTATATATCAAGGTCTTATAGTGCAGTGTTCATACCCCGATGCTTGGACAACGGCAACTCAGTTTGCAGATTACAACTTATTGAATACCTACTTTGGCAGTCGCTATCCTACTGATCCGGCTGATTTTAACCCTGATAATTTGCCGTCGTTTAATCCAAATTTTATTCCCTTTATACAATGGAGCTTGGTGTATGGACACTTGCCGCTGAATCCTATTGTGTCGGACTTGGCCTTTTTTCCATCGGCCTATCCCGATCAGGAAAATTGTTCAGGTCTGCGTGATGCGGTCCCAGTTTATAATGCCGAAACAAAGATTGATGGTTTGCGTTGCGGCATTATTGATTATATGAAAACCCAGTTTGGTACGCGTACCGAGGATGTTTGGTCGCAAAATGAGCAGATCTTGGGCTATGGGTATGGTGGTATACCGCTGGATAACATTGGCGTTCAATATGGCTTAAGCGCCTTACAGGAAGGCGCGATAACCGCAGATCAATTTTTAGATTTAAACCAAAATATTGGCGGATTCACCGTTGATGTAAGACAGCAGCCAGAGCGAATTACGGCTGACCCACTGGCGTTGAGTAATGCCTATAAGACGGGGGCCATTAATACCGCCGAACACCTGAGTAATGTTGCAATTATTGATTTACGGGGCGCGGACCCAGGTATTGCCCACGATGCTTATCACTCTTGGCAAATGCGGGCACGCTTAGAGGCTAAGCAAGGTCATTTTGATAATCATGTAATCTGGTTTGGTCAAATTCCGTTGGCGGGTGACACGGTGTATTCGTCTGAGGCCTTGGTGGTGATGGATGACTGGATGTCGGCGATTGAGGCAGATGCCAGTGAAGTGAGTTTGGCTGAAAAGGTTGTTGCTAATAAACCGGCGGCTGCCAGAGATCGCTGTTTATCAGTTCAAACTTTACTTAGTGATAATGGCCCTATTATTCCATTCACCGGTAATCTTTTATATCCAACGCCTATTGTACCGATTCCCTCTACCTTTCCATCTCCACCGCCTGAGGCTGGCGTGGTGTTTGATCAAGTGGCGAATCAGGCTTGCGGTTTAGACGCCAGCGCTTACGACAGCTCCGGCGCCTCCGCGCAATTGACAGAGCCATTGGCGGAGTTACAGCACACCTTGGTTCAAACCCGTTTTGGCACGCCGCGCACTGTGGCGGGGGACGGTATTGAAACGTGGAATAATAAATGTCAGCTGCGCCCTGTCGATCCAGTGGATTACGCCGCTAACCCATTGATCTCAGATGTAACCGCATTTGTAGAGCAGGTACGTGCTATTTTTCCTGACGGGGTTTGTGATTACAGCCAAGCTGGTGTTGGTACCCAAGCCACGCAAACGTGGCTGGAGTACGGTACTGCAGAGGGTGTTGTTATTGGTGGTCAACCGTTACCACCACCGCCGCAGGGATCTCGTACCGGCTGGGCGTCGGCACCATTTGAATTAAGCCGGTAGCAGGAAGGCCTTGCCTGAACTGTTTGTTCGGCGGGTAATCTCGTTTCGTACTTACCCGAGAGGGCAGTGTGTGATTTTCAATTAATTATTGGGGCGGGATTGAATCTTGCCTCTGAGGCCCCAATTTTATTAGGCGTACTCAAATTATTTAATAAGGTGGGGAGTTATGTTTTACGATATTACCGTAGTTCAGGCGAGCAAGATGCTTGGCAATTTAAAATCGATATTAGAAAAAGCGGCGGTGTTTGCTGAAGACAAAAAAATCGACCCTGAAGTGTTGCTTACTTCTCGTTTAGCGCCTGATCAGTTTCCTTTAGTGCGTCAAGTACAAGTGTGTTGTGATACAGCAAAACTGGGTGCGGCGCGCTTAGCCGGTAAAGCAGATAGCGCGCCCAAACATGAAGATAGCGAAACAACGCTAGAGGAATTGTATCTTCGGATTGCGGCAGTTCAGGATTATTTGGCAACGTTTACCGAGGCGGATTTTACCGACACTGCATCGCGGGTAATCAACCTGCCTTGGCGTAATGATAAGCAAATGTTGGGTAGTGCTTTTGCCATTAACTTTGTCATCCCTAACCTCTACTTTCATGTAACCACTGCCTACGCAATTTTGCGTCACAATGGTGTAGATGTAGGTAAGTTAGATTATCTTGGCGCTATTCCTTATATAGAGTAAGCGCCTCATTGGGTGTTAGCCAACATACTGCGCCATCGAGCTACGGATTGAAGACACCACCGCTCGTACGCATTGCATTCGGGAATAGTTTGGCCTGACTAGTAAGCAGATTTCTCGGCTCGGTACGGGCGCCTTAAAGTGTGTGTACTGCAGTCCGTGTTCACCTTCTTTTATAGCTAGCTCCGGAATGAGGGTAATCCCCATGCCGCTGGCAACCATATAGCGCAAGGTCTCAAGGCTGGTTGCCTGAAAGCGTGTGTCTTCTCGAGCGCCAGCGCTAAAGCAGTAATCTAACGCTTCATCACGTAGGCAGTGGCCATCTTCTAGTGTGAGTACCCACTGACCATTCAAGTCTTTTAGGGTTAATGCGTCATTCTGGGCTAGCGGGTGCTTATTGGGCGAGGCTAAAACCAAGGGCTCGTTAAATAAGGTATAGCGTTCTACCATGCCCTCCATAGTGGGAAGCCAACTTAGGATGAGTACGTCGAGTTTGCCTTCATCTAATTGCTGAAGCAGCACATCTGTTTGGTTTTCATGTAGGTAAAAATTGATATTAGGAAGCGTGGCGCCCAGCGTTGTCATGATGTGGGGCAGAAGATAAGGCGCTACTGTTGGAATCAGGCCAATGTGCAGGTCGCCACTCAGTGGGTCTGCAAGGGCTTTTGCCGCTTCTTCAAAGGCTTCTGCAGAACGTAAAACCTGTCTAGCGCGTGATAACAATTCCCTGCCAGCGGGGGTGAGCATCACTTTTTTTCGGTGGCGCTCAAAAAGCGTTAAGCCGAGCTGATCTTCCAGCTTCATAATTTGCCCACTTAAGGTGGGTTGGCTAACAAAGCAAGATTCCGCTGCGCGCCCAAAATGTTCTTCTCTCGCTACGGCATCAAGATACTGTAGGTCACGTATTTTTATCATCGCTCTACTTTTGATCGTTAAAACCTATTAATACCATAATAATGATCGATTAGATACTGTCGAAGCCCTTCCGTAATATCACTCCTGAGCTTAAGGCGAGTTGTGTTTACCTTGCCGAATTTACTACTACAACGTCAGGAGTGACATTATGTTTCCAACAATTATCAACACCAAAGTACAAGCCTTTAAAGCAACAGCCTATCACAACGGTGATTTTGTCGATGTTAGCGATGCTGATCTATTAGGCAAATGGTCGGTTGTGGTTTTCTACCCTGCTGATTTTACCTTTGTCTGCCCCACCGAACTAGGTGATATGGCTGATCACTATGCGCAGCTGCAGGAAATGGGTGTAGAAGTTTACTCTGTTTCTACCGATACCCATTTTACTCATAAAGCATGGCATGACACTTCAGACACCATTAGCAAGATCCAATTTCCAATGATTGGTGATCCAACAGGAAAAATCTCTCGCAACTTTGGCGTGATGATTGAAGAAGATGGTTTGGCGCTACGTGGCACCTTCGTTATTAACCCTGAAGGCGAAATTAAAGTCGCTGAATTGCACGATCTAGGTATTGGCCGTTCTGCAAAAGAGCTAGTGCGCAAAGTACAAGCGGCACAGTATGTTGCAGATCACGATGGTGAAGTTTGCCCAGCAGCTTGGCAGCCAGGTGAAGAAACACTGTCTCCGTCACTAGACCTTGTTGGCAAAATTTAAGCGTTAGTTGGCCCCTGCTAGGGGCCATTTTTAAAAAGAATTCAGAGTTTATGGGAGTCGTTATGTTAGATGCGAATATGAAAAAACAATTGGAGGCCTACCTCCAAAATCTTAAATCACCGGTGGAACTGGTCGCGTATCTAGATGGCCAAGACAAATCCCGTGAGCTTCAATCGTTAATGAATGATATCAGTGCGCTGTCTGATTTGGTCACCCTTGTTGAAGGTGACGACACAAGTGCACGCCGGCCAGCAATGGGCGTACGCTCTGTTGTTAACGGTACAGAAATGCGGTTTGCAGGGGTCCCGCTTGGCCATGAATTTACGTCCTTGGTATTGGCGGTGCTGCATAGCGGTGGCCACCCAATTAAAGTTGATCCAGAGCTGATTGAGCAAGTGCGTAACCTAGACGGTGAATACCGTTTTGAGACCTATATTTCATTGAGCTGCCAAACTTGCCCAGAAGTTGTACAGGCACTAAATATGATGGCGGCCATTAACCCGCAAATTAGTAATGAAATGATCGATGGCTCGATGTTTCAAGAAGAGGTCGATGAACGCAAGGTGATGGCCGTTCCCACCGTGTTTATGAATGGCCAACAGTTTTCGCAAGGGCGGATTAACCTCGCCGATATACTGAAGAAAATTGATAAAAATGCAGGCGTCAGAAGCCTTAAAAAGCTCGATGAAAAAGACGTGTTTGACATGCTTGTTGTTGGCGGTGGCCCAGCAGGAGCATCGGCAGCAATTTATTCCGCCCGAAAAGGCATACGCACAGGTGTGTTGGCCGATAAATTTGGTGGCCAGCTTTTAGATACCGTGAGTATCGAGAATTTTATTTCAGTAACCGAGACTGAAGGGCCAAAGTTAGTCGCTAATCTTGAAGCGCATGTAGGCGCTTATGATGTCGATATTATGTCTGGGCACCAGGCGTCGGCACTGTCAGTGGCAGAAGATGGCAGCATAGAAGTAAGCGTGGATGGTGGCGCGGTATTGCGCAGTCGCTCTGTATTACTGGCAACCGGTGCGCGGTGGCGTGAAATGAATGTACCAGGTGAACAGGAATACCGTGGTAAAGGTGTGGCTTACTGCCCCCACTGTGATGGGCCATTATTTAAAGGCAAATCAGTAGCTGTGATTGGTGGCGGGAATTCGGGAATTGAAGCCGCCATCGATCTTGCGGGTATTACCGGCCATGTGACGGTGTTGGAGTTTGACGACAAGCTACGTGCTGATGATGTATTGCAGCGCAAGGCACGTTCAATGGCGAACATCGACATTATTACCAGCGCTCAAACCACCGAAGTCCTTGGCGATGGTCAGCGAGTGACAGGCTTGCAGTATGTAGATCGTAAAACGAATGAATCTAAGCAGGTGTCTCTAGCCGGTATTTTTGTGCAGATTGGCCTAGTACCAAACACAGAGTTTCTTAAAGGCAGTGTCGCGCTAACCCCGCGGGGAGAAATTGAAGTGTCAGCACGTGGTGAAACCTCAATTCCGGGTGTGTTTGCCGCAGGGGATGTGACCACCTCACCGTATAAGCAAATTGTTATTGCAGTGGGTAGTGGAGCAACAGCTGCCTTGGGGGCCTTTGATTATCTAATTCGCCAGGGTGTCGACGAGACCCCAGTTAAAAATGCCGAGGAGCAAGCGGCTTAAGCCCATCCCGTTTTAAAACACCTCTTTGCCCCTTTTTAGGGGCTTTTTTGGTTTTTGAGCAGGCTGTTTAGGCCGTGCCCTGAGTGTTCGTTATGTATCGATTTACCCAAAAGCGGACACTCAGCAGTCACATAATTAACGATTGAGTCTCGGTGAGGTGGAGCCAGCCAATGAGCTGCACGGCACCTTTTGTACGGGCCAAATAATTAGTATATTTTTACGGCATCTAGATATATGCTCGTATATCCAGTGTGTAACGCTCGTTTTGTCGGCAGTCACTCGGAAAATGGAATTAAGAACAAGAACATAGGGAAATGAGGCAGTACATATGAGACCCCCCTCCAAAATTACAACTACACGAGCTCGTTTGTCGAAACGCACCTAAGTATGAACCCCTTGTTTTTCTTAAGTAAATTAATAAGTTGCGCTAGCTTTGTTGATATATCGATTTTGGCGAAACGAGCATGCGTATGATTAAAATGTTAGAAGCTCAATAAGGATGATCACCTGAATGAAGAAAATACCTTGGGGTCCAATTAGGTCATCGTTGACTAACAACTTTAGCTTCGGTGTTATTAAGGAAATTATCGGTTACACCAGTATAGATATGGCCCTTTTGGCTCACCTAGAACAAAAACCGAAAGATGGCGCATCAAAATCACAACTGCTTAGCGCTATTGATTGCCAGATTGGGCAAATGAATGCCGAGGAGTCTGGGAGTGTAGCGTCTATTTGTTGCGAGGAAGTCTTAATAAGAAAGCCTGAATTATCCAGCGAGTTAGACCGGGTATTGGCTAGAGTTGGTTGGAAGTTCTCAGGAACAACCCTTTTGCCAGTAGAAATATTTGATATTTCAGAATTAAGAGAAATCCCTGAGAAAGCTCATGAAGATATACTGAAAGCAGCAAGTAGATTAAGAGACGGTGATTTAAGTGGTTCGCTATCTGCTTCATGTGGTGCTTTGGATTCTGTTACGAGCATGATTTATGAAGAGTACGGGTTAGGTGATCCAAATAGTGCGTCTTTTCAAGAAAGAATTAATAAGTCCATTGAAGCTGTTGGGGCAAAAGAATCATTGATAAGAGAGCTTCAAGAAATTAACTGGGTAGAGTCGGATTATAAACCACTTGAAAAAAATCTTAGTGGCTCTCTAAATCAAGCGGCTTTTATTATGCAAAAGCTTAGATCGAACATGGGCGATGTACACGGAACAAAGCCTGTAGTTACGGCTTTGGTCTATGACTCAATCAAATGGTCATTGCTAATATTAAGAATCATAGTTACCCGAGGTAGCTTCTAACAAACGGCTGCACCGGACAAATTTCCGCTGTCACCTTTTGTGCAATAACACGCACAAAAGCCGCCACCATAAATTTGCTCGGTGAGCCGGGCGTTATAGCTAAAGAGAGCCATGGATTACTTAGCACTATTCAGAATGCCAACCCCAATGAAAATTACTGGGAGATCATCAAGCATCACGAATTCATTTATAAACTCAATTATTCCGATAATTGCTCCAACAAATGAACAGGTGAAAGAAGCACTAGATATTCTTGGAATGGATCATGATAGTTTCCAGTGCGTCTACTGCGGGGCTGTGGCTTCAGAGTGGGATCATTTGCGGCCTCTAGTACTAAACAAAAAACCTACAGGCTACATTTCTGAAATTCACAATCTTGTGCCTGCATGTGGAAAGTGCAATCAATCGAAAGGAAATAAGCCGTGGCAAGCTTGGATTGTGAGTTCTGCTAAACTGTCTCCAAAATCTAGGGGTGTACCTGACCTCGAACAACGCATCGAAAAGCTGAATAAATACGAGGCGTGGCTGGAGCCAACAAAAGTAGATTTTGAATCTGTTGTTGGTAAAGAAAAATGGGAGCAGCATTGGGCAAATTGGGAGTCAGTACAAAACACCATGCGTCAAGCCCAAACGCTGGCAACTGAAATAAATCAAAAAATAGCCAAAACACATGCAAAGCTATAACAAATGGCAGCTGTTCGCGGCGCTGTGCAAGGCGTTATACGTAATTTAGCTTCACGGAATGGAATGATTTATGAAAAAAATTGCATTTCAAGTTGATACAAGATTAGCCAAGCTGCTCTCGGAAAACTATAGATCGACTGAGAGAGCCCTCAAGGAGTTGGTCGATAATGCTTGGGATGCTGACGCCCCAT contains:
- a CDS encoding HNH endonuclease, whose amino-acid sequence is MDYLALFRMPTPMKITGRSSSITNSFINSIIPIIAPTNEQVKEALDILGMDHDSFQCVYCGAVASEWDHLRPLVLNKKPTGYISEIHNLVPACGKCNQSKGNKPWQAWIVSSAKLSPKSRGVPDLEQRIEKLNKYEAWLEPTKVDFESVVGKEKWEQHWANWESVQNTMRQAQTLATEINQKIAKTHAKL